From the Lampris incognitus isolate fLamInc1 chromosome 10, fLamInc1.hap2, whole genome shotgun sequence genome, one window contains:
- the LOC130119195 gene encoding pentraxin-4 — protein sequence MEEWKGERKTPLEGEEEEEEGNKKGKASRAFCNVDSILFFPSASIGNYVTFARSLPTLPELSVCLWLHVEAQHIGTLLSYATDDNDNQLVLYGRRSSFSSSSASSSKALDFVVGDPVYRRLPAGYILDGHWHHLCVIWSSIQGRFWHYTDRRLTSSGSNFQKGWEVPGGGSVVLGQEQDTVGGGFDPAEGFAGRMAGFTVWDRMLSRREVEGVAEGRGLPRGVVLGMEDIAEVHGEVKQVACECLEYCM from the exons atggaaGAGTGGAAGGGTGAGAGGAAAACTCCCcttgagggggaggaggaggaggaggaaggaaatAAAAAGGGAAAGGCGTCGAGAGCAT TCTGCAATGTAGACTCCATCCTTTTCTTCCCATCCGCCTCCATCGGGAACTATGTCACCTTTGCCCGGAGCCTCCCCACCCTGCCCGAgctttctgtgtgtctctggctcCATGTGGAGGCTCAGCACATCGGGACGCTGCTGTCCTATGCCACCGATGACAACGACAACCAGTTAGTCCTGTATGGACGCcgctcctctttctcctcctcctccgcctcctcatcGAAAGCCCTGGACTTTGTCGTGGGAGACCCCGTCTACCGGCGCCTCCCGGCGGGCTACATCTTGGACGGCCACTGGCACCACCTCTGTGTCATCTGGTCCTCCATCCAGGGCCGTTTCTGGCACTACACCGACCGCCGCCTCACCTCCTCGGGGTCCAACTTCCAGAAGGGGTGGGAGGTTCCTGGAGGTGGCTCCGTGGTGCTGGGGCAGGAACAGGACACGGTGGGTGGGGGGTTCGACCCCGCTGAGGGGTTCGCTGGCCGCATGGCGGGTTTCACGGTATGGGACCGCATGCTGAGCCGTCGGGAGGTGGAGGGAGTGGCCGAGGGGCGGGGGTTGCCCAGAGGGGTGGTGCTTGGCATGGAGGATATTGCGGAGGTGCATGGCGAGGTGAAACAGGTGGCGTGCGAGTGTTTAGAGTACTGTATGTGA